The sequence CCCACAAAACGGTCAATCTTTCTGGCAACAGCTCACTGACGCCAGTAAGTAGTCAGATATATTCAGATTATTTGCTGCCCTGGGTAACACATCGCCGCTTAACAGCAGGTCACAACTCCCCACCTTAAAAAGTCCGCAAACTTTATGGAGTCAGTTTACTTCGGTTTGCGGTTTTTTTTATTCGGACTTGAAACTGAAAAATGAATGGAGCATAATCATTGTTATATTATAACATAACAAATGGAGTTCTTTATGAAACCCGGCATCCATCCTAACTATCGGACTGTGGTTTTTCACGATACCAGTGCAGACACTTATTTCACCGTGGGTTCAACCATTGCCACTGAGCGCACGATTGAACGCGATGGGCAGACCTATCCTTATGTCACATTGGATATTTCTTCTGCTTCGCACCCGTATTACACCGGTAAACAGAAAGAGTTTTCAAAAGAAGGCAGCACCGCGCGTTTCCATCAGCGTTTTGGCAGCTTCCTGACCAAAAAAGCCAGCTAATTCTGAAGGTTGATTATGCAAGTATTGAGTTCATTACGTTCAGCAAAAAACCGCCATCCCGATTGCAAAATCGTCCGTCGCCGTGGGCGGGTGTATGTTACTTGCAAAAGCAATCCACGTTTTAAAGCGGTTCAGGGAGGAACCCATAAGAAGCGCTGATGTTGAGTATTTTATCTATCATTAAAAAGCCCCGTTGCTGCCCAACGGGGCTTTGCTATTTGTCATAAAAGGCGTGAGAAATCAGCCCCAAAGTTCCCTCCGAGGCTGCGCTATTTTACTGCTTCATACTGTTCACAATAGTATCCACATTGTGTTTAAACGCTTGTGCATAAGTCGCCGCTGGGCCATCGGCAGCAGATAGCGCCTCTGGATAAAGCTCGCCACCGGCTTGTGCGCCACTGGCCTCGGCAATTTGTTTTACCAATCGGGGATCTGTCTGGTTTTCAATAAAGTAGGTTTTTATTTTCTCTTGCTTGATTTGATTAATCAGCGCGGCAACCCCACTGGCACTGGCTTCAGACTCGGTAGAAAATCCTACAGGTGACAAGAAGTTAACCCCATACTCCTGGCTAAAGTAACCAAAGGCATCATGGCTGGTCAGAACTTTTCGCTGCCCGGCAGGGATCGCGGCAAATTGCGCTTTGGCGTAAGCATCCAGTTTTTCCAACTGCTGAATATATTCGCCCCCGCGCTGACGGAAATAATCGGCATCTTCCGGATCAGCAACAATTAACGCATTCATCACGTTATTAGCATATTTAATACCATTCGCCATACTGTTCCATGCATGGGGATCGGTTACCATTTTCCCCTCTTCATCCAGCTTGCGGGTATCGACTCCGGTAGAGGCGACGACGACCTGCCCTTTATAACCAGAGGCCGTAATCAGCCGCTCCAACCAGCCCTCTAACCCCAATCCACTGACAAACACCACATCAGCTTTGGACAATTGCTTACTATTTTTTGGTGTAGGTTCAAAACCATGGGGATCACCATTTGGGCCAACCAAGGTAACCACATTGACATGCTCGCCCCCAACCTGCTGGACGATATCACCTAGAATAGAAAAACTGGCAACGGCCTCAACTGTTTTAGCCATCGCCAGTGGGCTTGACAGTAGGGCAGCCACCGCCAAACTAACAGGTAAATACTTCATTTAACTCTCCTTTAATGACAGATACTTCTCAAAGGCGCGCGGTGACTAACACTCCACCACGCGTTCCAAATAAGATAGATATAAAGAAAATCAGACTGGCGCTCAGGACAATGGCAGGCCCGGCAGGTAATGAGGCGTAATAGGACCACAGTAACCCGACGATAC comes from Yersinia canariae and encodes:
- a CDS encoding type B 50S ribosomal protein L31 — its product is MKPGIHPNYRTVVFHDTSADTYFTVGSTIATERTIERDGQTYPYVTLDISSASHPYYTGKQKEFSKEGSTARFHQRFGSFLTKKAS
- the ykgO gene encoding type B 50S ribosomal protein L36 yields the protein MQVLSSLRSAKNRHPDCKIVRRRGRVYVTCKSNPRFKAVQGGTHKKR
- a CDS encoding metal ABC transporter substrate-binding protein — translated: MKYLPVSLAVAALLSSPLAMAKTVEAVASFSILGDIVQQVGGEHVNVVTLVGPNGDPHGFEPTPKNSKQLSKADVVFVSGLGLEGWLERLITASGYKGQVVVASTGVDTRKLDEEGKMVTDPHAWNSMANGIKYANNVMNALIVADPEDADYFRQRGGEYIQQLEKLDAYAKAQFAAIPAGQRKVLTSHDAFGYFSQEYGVNFLSPVGFSTESEASASGVAALINQIKQEKIKTYFIENQTDPRLVKQIAEASGAQAGGELYPEALSAADGPAATYAQAFKHNVDTIVNSMKQ